Genomic segment of Synechococcus sp. A15-28:
GCTCAGTGACGGCACCATCAACCTGCCTCGCATCGGCACGATCGAGGTTTGGGGGCTCACGCTCGAGGAGGCACGCCAGCGCATTACCGCGGCCTATGAGGTGTTCCTACGCCGGCCGATTGTTTATCTCGACTTGGTTAGTTCACGGCCGGTGAAGGTGACGGTCACCGGAGAGGTGGAGCGCCCCGGCGTGTTCAGCCTGCCGACCCAGGCAGAGGGGGGCTGGCCGACGCTGGTGGATGTGGTGCAGAAGGCCGGCGGCGTCAGCGCCAGCGGTGATCTCTCCAGAATTGAGGTCTTGCGTCCCTCGGCCCGCCCCGAAGGCTCGATGCGTCGCTATCAGTTTGATTACCTCACCGTGTTGCGTGAGGGGGGGCATGCCCCCAATCCGCTGATCTACGACGGCGACAGCATTCGCTTGTACCAGAGCGAAAGCGCTGACAATGCTGATCTGATCACCACAGCGGCCTCCAACTTCGCCCCCGACACGATTCGTGTGAATGTGATCGGTGAGGTGGCCAAACCGGGCATTCAGCAGGTGCCCTCCAATGCCCCGCTGTCCCAGGCGATCTTTGCGTCGGGTGGAATCACCCGCCGCGGCAGCATCAGCACCGTGGAACTCGTCCGGGTGGATGGCGACGGGGAACCGACGGTGAGGGTGATGAGCTTTGACCCCAGCGCTGTGTTGAGCAGCTCCACCAATCCCCCATTACGTCAGAACGATGTGATTGTTGTGAACCGCTCCGCTCTGGCCAAGGTGACCGATGGGTTGACCGACGCCTTCTCACCGTTGACGCCGATTGTGAACGCCGCCTCGATCTTCCGGATCCTCGGTTTGCCCACGGGATTGGGCAACTGAGGATCGAAAGGTGCTGGTCGGGTGTTAAATCCCCAGACGCTCCCAGATCACTCCGAGGTTGGCCTGGTGCAGTTCGGTGCTGAAGCACTCTGCCAACTGCTCAGCTGAAAGCTTGCTGGTGACGTCCGCATCAGCCTCAAGATTGGCGCGGAAGTTGCCGCCGTCAGTGTTCCAGGCAGTGTGAGCTTTGCGCTGCACGATCCGGTAGGCCTCCTCTCGGCTCATGCCAGTGTCCACTAGCGCCAGCAGCACCCGCTGGCTGAACACCACGCCGCCATACACGTTCATGTTGCGGCGCATGTTGTCGGGGTAAACCCCCAGACCCTTCACCACGCTTGTCATCTCCCGCAGCATGAAGTGAAGGGCCACTGAGCAATCGGGCAGCATCATCCGTTCGGTGGAACTGTGGCTGATGTCGCGCTCATGCCAGAGGGCAACGTTTTCCAGTGCTGCCACCACGTAGCTGCGCAGCACCCGGGCCAGGCCGCTGATCCGTTCGCTGCGAATCGGGTTGCGCTTGTGGGGCATGGCCGAGCTGCCCTTCTGGCCCTTGGCGAAGTTCTCTTCCACCTCGAGCACATCGGTGCGCTGCAGGTTGCGGATCTCCGTGGCGAATCGGTCGAGGGAGGCGCCCACCAGGGCCAGGGTCTGCACGTAATCGGCGTGGCGATCGCGGGAGATCACCTGGGTGCTGGCGGTGTCAGGCGTGAGGCCAAGGATTTCGCAGGTGATGGTTTCCACCTGGGGGTCGGTGTTGGCGTAGGTGCCCATGGCCCCACTGATCTGACCGACGGCCACGTCCTGCTCCAGTCGCGCCAGGCGGCTGCGGTTGCGTTCGGTTTCCGCCAGCCAGCCGGCGATCTTGAAGCCGAAGGTGATCGGCTCGCCATGGATGGCATGGGAGCGGCCGATCATTTCCGTGCTCTTGTGCTCACGGGCGAGGCTGCGCAGGGCATCGGCCAGGGCATCCAGCTCTTGGCGCAGCAGGACCACGGAGCGCTTCAGTTGCAACGCCAGGCCGGTATCCAGCACATCGCTGCTGGTCATGCCCACATGGATGTGACGGCCGGCATCGCCAACGTGTTCGTTGACGTTGGTTAGAAAGGCGATCACGTCGTGACGCACCTCGGCTTCGATTTCGAGGATGCGTTCCACCTCGAAGCTGGCTTTGGCCTTGATCGTGTCCAGGCTCTCCTGGGGCACGCGGCCGAGGCGGCAGTTGGCTTCTGTGGCGGCGATTTCCACATCCAGCCAACTCTGAAACTTCGCCTGCTCACTCCAGACGGCACCCATTACGGGCAGGGTGTAACGCTCGATCACCGGCGCGCTCGGTTGGAACAACCGCTCAACTCTATGAATCCGTTGGTCCCTATAAGCACCTCTGGGGCGGGTGACTAAGGAGTATCAGTGAAGCTGTCGGACAGAAGGCTAAGAATCTGTTGTTTGACGAAGCAAAGCGCTTAGCACCAATGAGTAGTGTCATCAATAATGTTGTCAAAGGCAAGCTTTTCGACTTTGTTGAATGGCACATATCTAGTTCAGAGGCATTCATTAGCGGTTTGACTTGTCAATCTTGAATGAGTTGGCATTGATTTGTTTTCGAGTGTGGATGTAATGGATCATGGTTTCAATTACTGCCGAGACGGTGTGGCTCTTCGTCTTCTTGGTGAATAGTGATTCCTGTTGATATTCCCTAAGATTTGAGACAG
This window contains:
- a CDS encoding SLBB domain-containing protein encodes the protein MPFPSRPAALVCTRLIAGLAAAATLAVVPIAASADLLTRASGTSSLNREAFRYRLGPGDSLAMSVFKMDGYEAKVEVLSDGTINLPRIGTIEVWGLTLEEARQRITAAYEVFLRRPIVYLDLVSSRPVKVTVTGEVERPGVFSLPTQAEGGWPTLVDVVQKAGGVSASGDLSRIEVLRPSARPEGSMRRYQFDYLTVLREGGHAPNPLIYDGDSIRLYQSESADNADLITTAASNFAPDTIRVNVIGEVAKPGIQQVPSNAPLSQAIFASGGITRRGSISTVELVRVDGDGEPTVRVMSFDPSAVLSSSTNPPLRQNDVIVVNRSALAKVTDGLTDAFSPLTPIVNAASIFRILGLPTGLGN
- the purB gene encoding adenylosuccinate lyase, producing MIERYTLPVMGAVWSEQAKFQSWLDVEIAATEANCRLGRVPQESLDTIKAKASFEVERILEIEAEVRHDVIAFLTNVNEHVGDAGRHIHVGMTSSDVLDTGLALQLKRSVVLLRQELDALADALRSLAREHKSTEMIGRSHAIHGEPITFGFKIAGWLAETERNRSRLARLEQDVAVGQISGAMGTYANTDPQVETITCEILGLTPDTASTQVISRDRHADYVQTLALVGASLDRFATEIRNLQRTDVLEVEENFAKGQKGSSAMPHKRNPIRSERISGLARVLRSYVVAALENVALWHERDISHSSTERMMLPDCSVALHFMLREMTSVVKGLGVYPDNMRRNMNVYGGVVFSQRVLLALVDTGMSREEAYRIVQRKAHTAWNTDGGNFRANLEADADVTSKLSAEQLAECFSTELHQANLGVIWERLGI